In Styela clava chromosome 14, kaStyClav1.hap1.2, whole genome shotgun sequence, the following are encoded in one genomic region:
- the LOC120336703 gene encoding GPN-loop GTPase 3-like yields the protein MPRYAQLVMGPAGSGKSTYCSMMVEHFSVLKRKCYVVNLDPAAEYFDYPVELDIRELIHLDDVMEDEELRFGPNGGLVFCMEYFAKNMDWIKEFITDMEEDSYFLFDCPGQIELYTHLPVMKTLVENLQNWDFRTCGVFLVDSQFLGEPSKFISGTLSSLSCMINLEITHLSVMTKVDLLSKHSKRDLQKFLDPEMQNLLLADMCDTYHDKKYQKLTESLCQIIDDYSMVRFLPLDRSDEESINIILQHIDTAMQFSEDQPVRVEDYNEDNERDAED from the coding sequence ATGCCACGTTATGCTCAATTGGTGATGGGACCTGCTGGAAGTGGGAAAAGTACATACTGTTCAATGATGGTGGAGCATTTTTCGGTGCTAAAACGGAAATGTTATGTTGTAAACTTAGATCCTGCTGCAGAATATTTTGATTACCCTGTCGAACTGGATATCAGGGAACTTATTCATTTGGATGATGTGATGGAAGATGAAGAGTTACGATTTGGGCCTAATGGGGGCTTAGTATTTTGCATGGAGTATTTTGCTAAAAATATGGACTGGATTAAAGAATTCATAACAGACATGGAAGAGGATAGCTATTTTCTATTTGACTGCCCTGGTCAAATTGAACTATACACGCACTTACCTGTTATGAAAACTTTAGtagaaaatttacaaaattgggACTTTCGAACTTGTGGTGTATTTCTCGTTGATTCGCAATTTCTTGGAGAGCCAAGCAAATTCATATCAGGTACATTGTCTTCGCTATCCTGTATGATAAATCTTGAAATAACACATCTAAGTGTAATGACCAAAGTTGATCTTCTTTCAAAACATTCAAAGCGAgatcttcaaaaatttttagaTCCTGAAATGCAAAATCTACTTTTAGCAGACATGTGTGATACatatcatgataaaaaatatcaaaaacttaCAGAATCTCTTTGTCAAATTATTGACGATTACAGTATGGTCAGATTTCTTCCACTTGATAGATCTGATGAAGAATCCATTAATATAATACTTCAGCATATTGATACAGCTATGCAGTTTAGTGAAGACCAACCTGTTCGTGTAGAAGATTATAATGAAGATAATGAAAGGGATGCAGAAGACTAG
- the LOC120336691 gene encoding RNA N(6)-adenosine-methyltransferase METTL16-like, producing the protein MALNKHMHPRNGYKDNPPDFIELSKQYPEFKPYVKYNPNGKAFVNFRIPSVVRILTKCLLHKDFELDVDLPSDRLSPTVPSRLNYILWIEDLLNATSQEFTKQRHIVDIGTGSACIYPLLGMRNNPDWKFTATEIDSLNFKNAVNNIEKNSLKSSIKVLKVDKSATTSLLLHLFQDANDGFDLCMCNPPFFNDSSEIETKIGPIANSSCHANDVESITDGGDLAFAHKLFEESLELKQKVTWYTILMGKKSSFVTFKKQISKYSEILVTTYEFCQGRTIRWGIGWSFCSDMITESKLPRSSLQNATKNSEVVKPITFSLRKTLELNYVYDSLKRELSILGISFMEIENNKNLVILKLQCEKCNWVHIRRRSRKRKLDGVCNGGSVKNLNLIEESPLTKNHSDCTLPNGVASTLLQCEVTILKDFFDHIKLQFKTEIRIQKEVMNTLVVYLKRILLSDIT; encoded by the coding sequence ATGGCTTTGAACAAACACATGCACCCAAGGAATGGGTACAAAGATAATCCTCCAGATTTTATTGAACTATCGAAACAGTATCCTGAATTTAAACCATATGTCAAATACAATCCAAATGGAAAGGCATTTGTAAATTTCCGAATTCCGTCTGTTGTAAGAATATTAACAAAATGTTTATTACATAAGGACTTCGAACTTGATGTAGATCTTCCTTCAGATAGGCTTTCTCCTACAGTTCCATCtcgtttaaattatattctatgGATAGAAGATTTATTGAATGCTACTTCACAGGAATTTACCAAGCAAAGGCATATTGTGGATATCGGCACAGGGTCAGCCTGTATATATCCGTTACTGGGCATGAGAAATAACCCAGACTGGAAATTCACTGCAACTGAGATTGATAGTTTAAACTTCAAAAATGCTGTTAATAACATAGAAAAAAATTCACTAAAGTCATCGATAAAAGTTCTCAAAGTTGACAAAAGTGCTACAACTTCTTTGCTATTACATTTATTCCAAGATGCAAATGATGGATTTGATTTATGTATGTGCAATCCACCCTTTTTCAATGACTCAAGCGAAATAGAAACTAAAATCGGTCCCATTGCAAACTCATCATGTCACGCAAATGATGTTGAATCAATAACAGATGGTGGTGATCTTGCTTTTGCTCACAAACTTTTTGAAGAAAGTTTAGAATTAAAGCAAAAAGTTACTTGGTATACAATACTGATGGGAAAGAAAAGCAGCTTTGTTACATTCAAGAAGCAAATTTCTAAATACAGTGAAATTCTAGTTACAACATATGAATTTTGTCAAGGAAGAACTATCAGATGGGGCATTGGGTGGAGTTTTTGTTCTGATATGATTACAGAATCAAAATTGCCACGTTCTTCTCTACAAAACGCGACTAAAAACTCGGAAGTTGTTAAGCCAATTACGTTTTCTTTACGTAAAACATTAGAATTAAATTATGTGTATGACTCACTTAAAAGAGAACTCAGCATTTTAGGTATTTCATTCATGGaaatagaaaataacaaaaatcttgttattttaaaattgcaatgtGAAAAATGTAATTGGGTTCATATCCGCCGACGATCACGGAAAAGAAAACTTGATGGCGTTTGTAATGGAGGTTCTGTCAAAAATCTAAATCTAATCGAGGAGTCACCTTTAACAAAAAATCATTCCGATTGCACATTACCAAATGGAGTTGCGTCAACCTTACTTCAATGTGAAGTTACAATTCTCAAAGATTTTTTCGATCATATCAAACTTCAATTTAAGACTGAAATTCGAATCCAAAAAGAAGTTATGAATACACTTGTAGTCTATCTAAAACGTATTTTACTCTCTGACATTACATAA